A region of Desulfolithobacter dissulfuricans DNA encodes the following proteins:
- the mltA gene encoding murein transglycosylase A yields the protein MIRPAHLQAINHRTGTREQFPRKLFWVAALILIAVSFAGCTVKPLVHLSEKESPDFIDDLDRASLSRSVDKSLAYLRRLPRDRQLNLGEHTVSAGRLVDSLLVFRRLLATVKNNRALGLHISRYFDVYQAGGTGQYNPGRTMLVTGYYQPLFEGSLTRKPGYTYPLYEIPSNLVVRHVPGGKQQVGRLENGTFKPYWSRGEIEKQAIASGHELVWLRDPLDVFILHIQGSGLIRLEDGTIRGIHFALKNGHPYRSIGKYMVETGKLKLEEASLDTIRGYLTAHPEERDEILHHNPSYIFFAWTDTHGAIGSLGEELTAGRSIAVDQSIFPAGALAFLRSRQPVIKDGRVVNWKPLHRFVLVQDKGSAIKGPGRVDLFWGMAGRQAWQPGG from the coding sequence GTGATCCGCCCTGCACATCTTCAGGCAATCAACCACAGGACAGGCACCAGAGAGCAATTTCCACGGAAACTCTTCTGGGTTGCAGCGCTTATCCTGATTGCGGTCAGTTTTGCCGGCTGCACTGTCAAACCCCTCGTCCATCTTTCAGAAAAAGAATCGCCCGATTTCATAGACGATCTGGACAGGGCTTCCCTGAGCCGGTCGGTTGACAAAAGCCTTGCCTATCTACGCCGGCTCCCCCGCGACCGGCAGCTCAACCTGGGAGAGCACACAGTCTCTGCCGGACGCCTTGTCGACTCCCTGCTGGTCTTTCGCCGCCTGCTTGCCACGGTGAAGAATAATCGGGCGCTCGGTCTCCATATCAGCAGATACTTTGATGTCTACCAGGCAGGAGGCACCGGCCAGTACAATCCGGGCCGCACCATGCTGGTCACCGGCTATTACCAACCGCTCTTCGAGGGCAGCCTGACCCGAAAACCCGGCTACACCTACCCGCTCTACGAAATCCCCTCCAACCTGGTGGTCCGCCATGTGCCAGGCGGCAAACAACAGGTCGGCCGCCTGGAAAACGGTACCTTCAAGCCATACTGGTCCCGAGGGGAGATCGAAAAACAGGCCATCGCCAGCGGACACGAGCTTGTCTGGCTGCGGGATCCCCTGGATGTCTTTATCCTGCACATTCAGGGTTCAGGCCTCATCAGGCTGGAGGACGGAACCATCCGGGGAATCCATTTTGCCCTGAAAAACGGGCACCCCTATCGGAGCATCGGAAAATACATGGTGGAAACCGGCAAACTGAAACTGGAAGAGGCAAGTCTCGATACAATCCGCGGGTATCTCACAGCCCACCCCGAGGAACGCGACGAAATTCTCCACCACAATCCATCCTACATCTTTTTTGCGTGGACAGATACCCATGGTGCCATCGGCAGCCTGGGAGAAGAGCTGACAGCGGGCCGCTCCATTGCCGTGGATCAGTCCATCTTTCCGGCCGGAGCCCTTGCCTTTCTCCGATCCCGGCAACCGGTTATCAAGGATGGCAGGGTCGTGAACTGGAAACCGCTGCACCGTTTTGTTCTTGTCCAGGACAAGGGCTCTGCCATCAAGGGACCGGGCCGGGTCGACCTGTTCTGGGGGATGGCAGGGAGGCAGGCCTGGCAGCCGGGAGGATGA
- a CDS encoding LPS-assembly protein LptD, whose protein sequence is MNPDKSPLVISALVLALISSVLLPSSIRAADVISAEEWQITADRIIRYAAPPCVIAEGNVILEKVQTITRQGKTPGKTDWSSLLGESPPATLTGSALPRTEKATVTTIRADWLAYDMDLGTVKARGDLLIRIGPDQLTANQGVINLKRETGIFNNATIIRQDKELHLAGRVIEKTGALTYHIEDGWIITCRLKDGQTPPWSFAAVDATIEDNGYAVLKHATFRIKGVPVLYTPYMVLPAKRRRQTGFLFPRASQSSRDGFGLELPFFVNLSPSSDLTFYPYYMAERGLMNGLEFRYVLNQESKGEFMANFLDDARSDPNDPDNAEYYRDGNYTHTNENRYWLRGKLDQDLAQWTTRLDLDLVSDRDYLTEFTSGITGFNSTNDRFLEVFGRGFQNRSDDQRKNTFRVLRSWDNGISFQGELLGINDVREDTPAPTPLWKLPAFSLTGLTPVRDTSINLTWNADYVNYWREEGVGAQRIDLFPRLSMPVPLNRYLETTVELGLRNTSYLIREYGGITWVRDDFQNRFLFEFSAGTGTTMVRDFPVRIGGIHTLSHTVRPYVSYGYIPDVDQENLPQFDTVDSIGEKNLITYGLDNYVRIAGTSDGRSYQRQYGYLKLSQGYDLRSSESDTPLTPLGLKLGYRPLGDLNLLYKSDLDMYGDGFIMHGLEGSYRDSRGDTVAVDYRYKKLENINSITFKTRLNLFNHVSAGYSIERSLEDSKTVEENAMLIYQPACWSVELASNYTPGNQKFTLMFRLANIGSPLGLGW, encoded by the coding sequence GTGAACCCGGACAAATCACCGCTGGTGATCAGCGCGCTGGTATTGGCGCTTATATCTTCTGTATTGTTGCCGAGTTCCATCAGGGCCGCCGATGTTATCTCGGCCGAAGAATGGCAGATCACCGCGGACCGGATCATCCGCTACGCCGCCCCGCCCTGTGTCATTGCCGAAGGCAACGTTATCCTGGAAAAAGTCCAGACCATAACCAGGCAGGGAAAAACACCGGGAAAAACCGACTGGAGCAGCCTGCTTGGCGAGTCGCCCCCCGCCACCCTGACCGGATCGGCCCTGCCCCGGACCGAAAAGGCCACGGTGACCACCATCAGGGCCGACTGGCTGGCTTATGACATGGATCTCGGCACGGTCAAGGCCCGGGGAGATCTGCTGATCCGCATCGGCCCGGATCAGCTCACCGCCAACCAGGGAGTAATCAACCTGAAGCGGGAAACCGGTATCTTCAACAACGCCACCATCATCCGCCAGGACAAGGAACTGCACCTGGCCGGCAGGGTGATCGAGAAGACCGGCGCCCTCACCTACCACATCGAGGACGGCTGGATAATCACCTGCCGCCTCAAGGATGGCCAGACACCACCCTGGAGCTTCGCGGCTGTCGACGCCACCATCGAGGACAACGGCTACGCGGTCCTCAAGCACGCCACCTTCCGCATCAAGGGCGTACCCGTACTCTACACCCCCTACATGGTGCTGCCGGCCAAGCGCCGCCGACAGACCGGCTTCCTCTTTCCCCGGGCCTCCCAGTCGAGCCGGGACGGTTTCGGGCTCGAACTGCCCTTTTTCGTCAACCTCTCGCCCTCCAGCGACCTGACCTTTTACCCCTACTACATGGCCGAGCGGGGCCTGATGAACGGACTGGAGTTCCGCTATGTTCTCAACCAGGAGTCCAAGGGCGAGTTCATGGCCAACTTTCTCGACGACGCCCGCAGCGATCCGAACGATCCGGACAATGCGGAGTATTACCGGGACGGCAACTATACCCACACCAACGAAAACCGCTACTGGCTGCGCGGCAAACTCGACCAGGATCTCGCCCAATGGACCACCCGGCTGGACCTGGACCTGGTCTCGGACCGCGACTACCTCACCGAGTTCACCTCCGGGATCACGGGATTCAACTCCACCAACGACCGGTTCCTGGAGGTCTTTGGCCGGGGATTCCAGAACAGGAGCGACGATCAGCGGAAAAACACCTTCCGGGTGCTGCGATCCTGGGACAACGGTATCTCCTTCCAGGGTGAGCTGCTGGGCATAAACGATGTCCGGGAGGACACCCCGGCCCCCACCCCTCTGTGGAAACTGCCGGCCTTCAGCCTCACCGGCTTGACCCCGGTCAGGGACACCTCCATCAACCTGACCTGGAACGCCGATTATGTCAACTACTGGCGCGAAGAGGGCGTCGGAGCCCAGCGTATAGACCTCTTCCCCCGCCTCTCCATGCCGGTGCCGCTCAACCGCTACCTGGAAACCACCGTGGAACTCGGCCTGCGCAACACCTCCTATCTGATCCGCGAGTATGGTGGTATCACCTGGGTCCGGGACGACTTCCAGAATCGTTTTCTCTTCGAGTTCTCCGCTGGAACCGGCACCACCATGGTTCGTGATTTCCCGGTGCGTATCGGCGGGATCCACACCCTGAGCCACACTGTCCGGCCCTACGTCTCCTATGGCTACATCCCGGATGTGGACCAGGAGAATCTGCCCCAGTTCGATACCGTGGATTCCATCGGCGAAAAGAACCTGATAACCTATGGCTTGGACAACTACGTTCGCATCGCCGGTACCAGCGATGGCCGCAGCTACCAGCGCCAGTACGGTTACCTCAAGCTCAGCCAGGGATACGATCTGCGCAGCAGTGAAAGCGACACCCCGCTGACGCCCCTTGGCCTCAAGCTGGGCTACCGGCCTCTGGGCGACCTGAACCTGCTCTACAAATCCGACCTGGACATGTACGGGGACGGCTTTATCATGCACGGCCTGGAAGGATCGTATCGTGACAGCCGCGGAGACACGGTCGCGGTCGACTACCGCTATAAAAAACTGGAAAACATCAACTCCATCACCTTCAAGACCCGGCTCAACCTGTTCAACCATGTATCGGCCGGCTACTCCATCGAGCGCTCCCTGGAAGACAGCAAAACCGTGGAGGAAAACGCCATGCTGATCTACCAGCCTGCCTGCTGGTCGGTGGAACTGGCCTCCAACTACACCCCTGGAAACCAGAAATTCACCCTCATGTTCCGGCTGGCCAATATCGGCAGTCCGCTGGGACTTGGCTGGTGA
- a CDS encoding SAM hydrolase/SAM-dependent halogenase family protein, whose translation MIQDSLITLTTDFGLQDPYVGQMKGAILKQNIHARIIDLTHAIPAHDILAAAITIRSSYRYFPAGTTHLVVVDPGVGSQRRILAASGEGHRFIAPDNGILTLLLRDSIIDTIHRVENSSLFPREISATFHGRDIMAPVAAALTAGMELDRVGPVTDPSHCVLLDLPEPVINDSGILGQVLHIDRFGNVRTTITTASLSRFQPGGFAGIEVQGRRINTISSTYCDVPEGELLALIDSSGYLEVAVNRGHAARELDCQPGDPVIVYFHK comes from the coding sequence ATGATACAGGACAGTCTCATCACCCTCACCACCGACTTCGGCCTCCAGGATCCCTATGTCGGCCAGATGAAAGGGGCTATTCTGAAGCAGAACATACACGCCCGCATCATCGACCTGACCCACGCCATCCCGGCCCATGATATTCTCGCCGCAGCGATCACCATCCGCTCCAGCTACCGGTATTTCCCGGCCGGCACCACCCATCTGGTGGTGGTCGATCCCGGGGTGGGCAGCCAGCGCCGTATCCTTGCCGCCTCGGGTGAAGGCCACCGGTTCATTGCCCCGGATAACGGCATTCTCACCCTTCTCCTCCGGGACAGTATCATCGATACCATCCACCGGGTGGAAAACAGCTCCCTGTTTCCCCGGGAAATCAGCGCTACCTTCCATGGCCGGGACATCATGGCCCCCGTCGCCGCAGCGCTCACCGCCGGCATGGAGCTGGACCGTGTCGGACCGGTCACCGATCCGTCTCACTGTGTGCTACTCGACCTGCCGGAACCGGTCATCAACGACAGTGGTATCCTCGGCCAGGTCCTGCACATCGATCGATTCGGCAATGTCCGCACCACCATAACCACGGCCAGCCTGAGCCGTTTCCAGCCAGGTGGCTTTGCCGGTATCGAGGTGCAGGGACGCAGGATCAACACCATCTCGTCCACCTACTGCGACGTGCCCGAGGGCGAGCTGCTGGCCCTCATCGACTCCTCGGGGTATCTGGAGGTCGCTGTCAACAGGGGCCATGCCGCCCGGGAGCTGGACTGCCAGCCCGGCGACCCGGTTATCGTCTATTTCCACAAATGA
- a CDS encoding lytic murein transglycosylase: protein MTIQIRRQKMPVNISAMKPGRPRPGLYLLIGLLVGLVLVLPPAALAKPKAADLVTDGQPIDLNQAKYQKLFGELEKEYQFTPAELEEIFSGQTISRRVLELMDKQWEARPYYKYAPLFLTPGKIRKGKEKLRQYRELLDQIEERFGVDREIVIAIWGIETRYGEHQGGFNVLRTLNTLFAAYPRRSAFFRKQLVHFLLLCRENGVDPRTVKGSYAGAFGQTQFIPSSFRAYAVSFDGDTRRDVWNSVPDVLASIANYLKTFGWKLDAPIYAELGPELKSQKLLSAYLKGRKAKLPLEEVEKLQQLDLPPCPGPCKVTIVGLELPPGSKNTMRYIAGYPNFQAITAWNHSNRYAMAVTELAEAFKK, encoded by the coding sequence ATGACAATTCAAATCAGACGACAAAAGATGCCTGTGAATATTTCCGCCATGAAACCAGGTCGGCCCCGCCCGGGCCTCTACCTGCTGATCGGCCTGCTTGTGGGGCTGGTTCTCGTCCTGCCTCCTGCTGCCCTGGCCAAGCCCAAGGCCGCCGACCTGGTGACCGATGGCCAGCCCATTGACCTGAACCAGGCAAAATACCAGAAGCTCTTTGGCGAGCTGGAAAAGGAGTACCAGTTCACCCCGGCGGAACTGGAGGAGATATTCTCCGGCCAGACCATATCCCGCCGCGTGCTCGAGCTGATGGACAAACAGTGGGAGGCCAGGCCGTATTACAAATACGCCCCGCTTTTTCTGACTCCGGGAAAAATCAGAAAGGGCAAGGAAAAACTACGACAGTACCGGGAGCTCCTCGACCAGATAGAGGAGCGCTTCGGGGTGGACAGAGAAATCGTCATCGCCATCTGGGGTATTGAGACCAGATATGGCGAACACCAGGGCGGCTTCAATGTCCTGCGGACCCTGAACACCCTCTTTGCCGCCTATCCCCGGCGTTCCGCCTTTTTCCGCAAGCAGCTGGTACATTTTCTTCTTCTGTGCCGGGAAAACGGGGTCGATCCACGGACGGTCAAGGGTTCCTATGCCGGAGCCTTCGGCCAGACCCAGTTTATCCCCTCGTCGTTTCGGGCCTATGCGGTAAGCTTTGACGGCGATACCCGGCGCGATGTCTGGAACTCGGTGCCAGATGTACTGGCGTCCATTGCCAACTACCTGAAAACGTTTGGCTGGAAGCTGGACGCACCGATTTATGCCGAGCTGGGCCCTGAGCTCAAAAGCCAGAAACTGCTCTCTGCCTACCTCAAGGGCAGAAAGGCCAAACTGCCCCTGGAAGAGGTGGAAAAACTCCAACAGCTTGACCTGCCGCCCTGTCCGGGCCCGTGCAAGGTCACCATTGTCGGCCTGGAACTCCCGCCGGGCAGTAAAAACACCATGCGCTACATCGCTGGATACCCAAATTTCCAGGCCATTACCGCCTGGAACCACTCCAACCGCTATGCCATGGCTGTGACAGAACTTGCCGAGGCGTTCAAAAAATAA
- a CDS encoding Rne/Rng family ribonuclease yields the protein MTEEKKKTTGSREPKIRKVTTGAWWKSAKDLLAGKKQAEEEQQSGESEAAEVKEASEAKEQPETSDGQEEQAGAETPATGTAGGGSRKKGRGRSRSARKSESRKSGESARDKLDEADEAAVTGDTPSAEPVESAARDGAVEEEPTARKGRTRSRSSGRRGRSRKKNEEAKPAEEQPAQADSEESGGGESGSEKKRGGRKSSSAGSRQKQQRSQEPARETASGKDEEKIVTKLLINAEEPEECRIALVENGRLQSFHVNTVVRERTKNNIYKGRIVSVEANLQAAFVDIGTGRNGFLPFSDIHPEYYKEDVDERSRELIAKKQWKKLKIENVVKRGQEVLVQVVKEVTGNKGANMTTYLSLPGRYLVLMPGSDSSGISRKIAGEERRAQLRDMMSSFNIPEGIGFIVRTASADITKTALQQDLRYLLRLWKEIKRRGQTMEAPALIYEDQDIVVRFLRDHFVPEIQEILVDTQDSFDQVQKFVELLPAKQRQVRIRLHRGAKPIFNQHNVEEQIESIYQPQVPLPSGGSIVINPTEALVAIDVNSGRTSKNGDFDETIFLANMEAADELARQLRLRDLGGLIVVDFIDMRNKKHIREVEKQVKAAMKRDKAKVDVSRISRFGLMQISRQKMGAPIEKGSYRRCEYCQGRGVIRSVETLALYYLRRIQTGISRKKVNRVEARLPLEVAQYLLNKKRTELAELENRHQATIDIIPRPEMKPGDNQLEFLSV from the coding sequence ATGACAGAGGAAAAAAAGAAGACCACAGGTTCCAGGGAACCGAAGATTCGCAAAGTGACCACCGGTGCCTGGTGGAAGAGTGCAAAAGACCTGCTGGCCGGCAAGAAACAGGCAGAGGAAGAGCAGCAGAGTGGCGAGAGTGAAGCTGCAGAAGTGAAAGAGGCCAGCGAAGCGAAAGAACAGCCTGAAACGAGCGATGGCCAGGAGGAACAGGCTGGAGCCGAGACCCCGGCCACCGGGACTGCTGGCGGCGGGAGCAGAAAAAAGGGCCGCGGCCGTAGCCGTTCTGCTCGTAAATCAGAGTCGCGCAAAAGCGGCGAGTCAGCCAGGGACAAGCTAGACGAGGCGGACGAGGCAGCTGTGACCGGCGACACGCCCTCCGCCGAGCCGGTGGAGTCAGCGGCCCGGGACGGTGCCGTCGAGGAGGAACCGACCGCCAGGAAAGGTCGCACCCGCTCCAGGAGCTCCGGTCGCCGGGGCCGCTCGCGGAAAAAGAACGAAGAGGCAAAGCCAGCGGAAGAACAGCCGGCCCAGGCCGACTCGGAAGAGAGCGGTGGCGGAGAAAGCGGAAGCGAGAAAAAACGTGGCGGGCGCAAATCGTCCAGCGCAGGTTCGCGGCAGAAACAGCAGCGCAGCCAGGAGCCGGCCCGGGAAACCGCTTCGGGTAAAGATGAGGAGAAGATCGTCACCAAGCTGCTCATCAACGCCGAAGAACCGGAAGAGTGCCGTATCGCCCTGGTGGAAAACGGCCGCCTGCAGTCCTTCCACGTCAACACCGTGGTCCGGGAACGGACCAAGAATAATATCTATAAGGGGCGAATCGTCTCGGTGGAAGCCAACCTCCAGGCCGCCTTTGTCGACATCGGCACCGGCCGCAACGGCTTCCTGCCCTTCTCCGATATCCATCCTGAATACTACAAGGAGGATGTGGACGAACGCAGCCGGGAACTGATCGCCAAGAAGCAGTGGAAAAAGCTCAAGATCGAAAACGTGGTCAAGCGGGGCCAGGAGGTCCTGGTCCAGGTGGTGAAAGAGGTCACCGGCAATAAGGGGGCCAACATGACCACCTATCTCTCCCTGCCCGGTCGCTATCTCGTTCTCATGCCGGGAAGCGACTCCTCGGGCATCTCCCGGAAGATCGCCGGGGAAGAGAGGCGGGCCCAGCTGCGGGACATGATGTCGTCCTTCAACATTCCCGAAGGGATCGGGTTCATAGTTCGTACCGCCAGTGCCGATATCACCAAGACCGCTCTCCAGCAGGACCTGCGCTACCTGCTTCGTCTGTGGAAGGAAATCAAGAGAAGGGGCCAGACCATGGAGGCCCCGGCCCTGATCTACGAAGACCAGGATATAGTGGTTCGCTTCCTGCGCGACCACTTCGTGCCCGAGATCCAGGAGATCCTGGTCGATACCCAGGACTCCTTCGACCAGGTCCAGAAGTTCGTCGAGCTGCTTCCGGCCAAGCAGCGCCAGGTCAGGATACGGCTGCACCGGGGGGCCAAGCCCATCTTCAACCAGCACAACGTCGAAGAGCAGATCGAGTCCATCTACCAGCCGCAGGTGCCGCTTCCCTCGGGAGGTTCCATTGTCATCAATCCCACCGAAGCACTGGTGGCCATTGACGTCAACTCCGGCCGGACCTCGAAAAATGGTGATTTTGACGAGACCATCTTCCTGGCCAACATGGAGGCGGCCGATGAGCTGGCCCGCCAGCTGCGGCTGCGCGACCTGGGCGGCCTGATCGTGGTGGACTTCATCGATATGCGCAACAAAAAGCATATTCGCGAGGTGGAGAAACAGGTCAAGGCGGCCATGAAACGGGACAAGGCCAAAGTGGATGTCAGCCGCATCTCCCGCTTTGGCCTGATGCAGATATCCCGCCAGAAAATGGGCGCGCCCATCGAGAAAGGCAGTTATCGGCGCTGTGAGTACTGCCAGGGTCGCGGGGTCATCCGCTCGGTGGAAACCCTGGCCCTCTACTACCTGCGTCGCATCCAGACCGGCATCAGCCGCAAAAAGGTGAACCGGGTGGAGGCCAGGCTCCCTCTGGAAGTGGCCCAGTATCTGCTTAACAAGAAACGGACCGAACTGGCCGAGCTTGAGAACCGTCACCAGGCCACCATCGATATCATCCCCAGGCCGGAGATGAAGCCCGGTGACAACCAGCTGGAGTTTCTCTCGGTCTGA
- a CDS encoding radical SAM protein: MDHIFGPVNSRRLGMSLGIDLLSEKVCNYDCIYCEVGPTRKLTCERAEYVPTEKILAEIDSYCRNPEELAAIDVMTVTASGEPTLHSGFGRIVAHLKEVAEKPVAVLTNGSTLHDPQVRREMALADIVIPSLDAARPASFRRINRPASCLDLEKIIEGLVTFSHEFHGRLWLEILLVRGINDSDEDIEALCRVTRRMRLERIQLNTVARPPLEFFARPVAPERLQEIAARFGAEPGNPEVELLARQGRAKKVRKQSHGSPTEDVVEEIVQMVHRRPCTADDIDSNFNIGGPKKVEHLLEPLVRSGRLQLRPYGDRLYYQGSGSSTAARL, encoded by the coding sequence ATGGATCACATCTTTGGCCCGGTGAATTCCAGACGTCTGGGCATGTCCCTCGGGATAGATCTTCTTTCAGAAAAAGTATGCAATTACGACTGCATATACTGTGAAGTAGGTCCGACCCGCAAGTTGACCTGCGAGCGGGCCGAGTATGTACCCACAGAGAAAATCCTGGCCGAGATCGACAGTTATTGCCGTAACCCGGAGGAGCTGGCGGCAATTGATGTGATGACAGTGACCGCCAGCGGCGAGCCTACTCTGCACTCCGGGTTTGGCAGAATTGTTGCCCATCTCAAGGAGGTTGCAGAGAAACCGGTTGCCGTGCTGACCAATGGTTCCACCCTCCATGATCCGCAGGTCCGCCGCGAGATGGCCCTGGCCGATATAGTTATTCCGTCGCTGGATGCGGCCCGTCCCGCCAGCTTCCGCCGTATAAACCGGCCGGCCAGCTGTCTTGATCTGGAGAAGATCATCGAGGGACTGGTCACATTCTCCCATGAATTCCACGGTCGTCTGTGGCTGGAAATTCTGCTGGTCCGGGGAATCAATGATTCGGATGAGGACATAGAGGCCCTGTGCCGGGTAACCAGGCGCATGCGCCTGGAGCGCATCCAGCTCAACACCGTTGCCAGGCCGCCCCTGGAGTTCTTTGCCCGCCCGGTTGCCCCGGAGCGGTTGCAGGAGATCGCGGCGCGTTTTGGTGCCGAACCCGGCAATCCCGAAGTCGAGCTGCTGGCCCGGCAGGGACGGGCAAAAAAAGTACGGAAACAAAGTCATGGTTCCCCGACCGAAGATGTGGTCGAGGAAATCGTGCAGATGGTACACCGTCGGCCTTGCACGGCCGACGATATAGATTCGAACTTCAATATTGGAGGTCCGAAAAAGGTTGAGCATCTTCTGGAGCCGCTTGTCCGGTCGGGGCGGCTGCAGCTGCGTCCCTATGGTGACAGGCTTTATTATCAGGGATCCGGCTCCAGTACGGCTGCTCGTTTATAA
- a CDS encoding class I SAM-dependent methyltransferase encodes MTTKRNPAATVFHERAREYDSWFEDSLLFDIELAAIRQALDGCRAPRLEIGCGPGRFARALGVQFGIDPAEAALQLASRRGILTAAGTGEQLPIRSGSMATVLVLFTLCFVQDREQVLRECHRVLRPDGRLVLGIIPASSPWGKLLADKGARDHPYYRYARFLELDEVDTLLRKTDFTPAGTISTLFQSPENLEELEKPRSGADRRAGFCAITACRTGRQPS; translated from the coding sequence ATGACCACAAAACGCAATCCTGCAGCCACAGTCTTTCATGAACGGGCGCGGGAATATGACTCCTGGTTCGAGGACTCTTTGCTTTTTGATATCGAACTGGCCGCCATCAGACAGGCTCTGGATGGTTGCCGGGCGCCGCGGCTGGAAATCGGCTGCGGACCAGGCCGGTTTGCCCGGGCCCTGGGAGTACAGTTCGGGATCGACCCGGCCGAGGCCGCCCTGCAGCTTGCCTCCAGGCGCGGAATCCTGACTGCGGCCGGTACCGGCGAACAGCTGCCGATCCGCTCGGGCAGCATGGCCACGGTACTTGTGCTCTTCACCCTCTGCTTTGTCCAGGACCGGGAACAGGTACTCAGGGAGTGCCACCGCGTCCTGCGTCCCGACGGCCGGCTGGTGCTGGGCATCATTCCGGCCAGCTCGCCGTGGGGCAAATTGCTGGCCGACAAAGGGGCCCGGGACCACCCCTATTACCGATACGCCCGCTTCCTGGAGCTTGACGAGGTGGACACACTGCTCAGGAAGACCGATTTTACCCCTGCAGGCACGATCTCCACCCTGTTCCAGAGCCCGGAAAACCTTGAAGAGCTGGAAAAACCGCGCTCCGGAGCCGACAGACGGGCTGGTTTCTGCGCTATCACCGCCTGCCGTACCGGTCGTCAACCCTCCTGA
- a CDS encoding acetyltransferase: MHHIDVFNGDADGICALHQLRLANPVTDSRPSVCDTPSVCDTLVTGVKRDINLLARLHDLHGQSVTVLDISLDKNRDSLVRLLDQDNRVLYVDHHFSGDIPDHPNLEVHIDPDPLVCTSIIIDRLLEGHHRPWAVVGAFGDNLDESAEKLGQSCGLSGEDLTILRETGILLNYNGYGASLEDLFFHPAELYRLVHEYDDPLEFHATSPAIQTLRQGYRDDMERAAACKPFYQSPSGRLYELPSEPWARRVAGVFSNTLAREQVDLAHGILTRNSDQTYRVSIRAPLARRSGADTLCRRFPTGGGRAAAAGINQLDESLLDRFIQAFDQQFSPQEP, from the coding sequence ATGCACCATATCGATGTGTTCAACGGCGATGCAGACGGAATCTGCGCCCTGCATCAGCTTCGCCTCGCAAACCCGGTCACAGACAGCCGCCCGTCTGTCTGTGACACACCGTCTGTCTGTGACACACTGGTCACGGGTGTCAAGCGCGACATCAACCTCCTGGCACGCCTGCATGACCTGCATGGCCAGTCCGTGACAGTGCTCGACATCTCGCTGGACAAAAACAGGGATTCCCTGGTCCGGCTGCTCGACCAGGACAACCGGGTCCTGTACGTGGATCACCATTTCAGCGGCGATATCCCGGATCATCCCAACCTGGAAGTCCATATCGACCCGGATCCCCTGGTCTGCACCTCCATCATCATCGATCGGCTGCTGGAGGGACACCACAGGCCATGGGCTGTGGTCGGGGCCTTTGGCGACAACCTGGACGAATCGGCCGAAAAACTGGGCCAGAGTTGCGGACTCAGCGGAGAGGACCTGACAATACTCAGGGAAACAGGAATTCTGCTCAACTACAATGGCTATGGCGCCTCGCTGGAGGATCTGTTTTTTCACCCCGCCGAGCTCTACCGCCTGGTGCACGAATATGACGATCCCCTGGAGTTTCATGCCACCAGCCCTGCCATCCAGACCCTGCGCCAGGGGTACCGCGACGACATGGAGCGGGCCGCGGCCTGTAAACCCTTTTACCAGTCTCCCTCAGGTCGGCTCTACGAACTGCCCTCCGAGCCCTGGGCCCGGCGGGTGGCCGGCGTGTTTTCCAATACCCTGGCCCGGGAGCAAGTAGACCTGGCCCACGGCATCCTGACCCGAAACAGTGACCAGACCTACCGGGTCAGCATCAGGGCCCCGCTGGCCAGGCGGAGCGGCGCTGATACGCTCTGCCGACGCTTTCCCACCGGCGGGGGCCGGGCCGCGGCCGCCGGAATCAACCAACTGGACGAATCCCTGCTTGACCGGTTCATCCAGGCCTTTGACCAGCAGTTCAGCCCGCAGGAGCCATGA